TCGCTCGACGTACGACGTAAGCGGGAAATCTTGCCGTTCATCCATCGGCTCGATGCGGAACTCCATATTCCGATCATCTATGTGACCCATTCTCTTCAAGAGGTGTTGCAGTTGGCTACGACTCTTGTGATGTTGAAAGATGGGCGAGTGGCGGGCATTGGCCCTTTGCGTGAGGTGTTTTCGCAGCTCGATTCGAGAAGTTTCCTGGAAGAAAGTCACATTGGCGCGGTGATCGATGCCAAGGTTGACAGTCATGATACGGAATTCGGATTGACGAAACTTACGTTTGGCGGTCGCCACCTCTATGTTCCTCGGCAAGATCAACCCATAGGGCAAGGGGTGCGAGTTCAGATTCTTTCACGGGATGTGAGTATCGTCACCAGTCCTCCGGCATTTCAAAGTAGCGTGCTGAATATTCTTGAAGCGACGGTGCTCGATGTCGGTACGTTGGATCCTCAGCATCCATTTGTCGATATTAAATTAGACATTGGCTGGCCCCTCCTTGCGACGATTACCCGAAAATCATTGACTATCCTCAACCTAAAACCTGGACAACGGGTCTATGCGCAGATCAAAGCGGTCGCCTTCAGCCAAGACCGTAGTTAGTAGCCTGCAGTCTGTAATTAGCGTATTCATGAGTTTCGTCTGTGCCGCAGTTTTTTCTAGAAACTAGTTAAATAGTTTCTAGTTTGCCTCACCAGTGAATGTTCACTTCACTGAAAAACCGTTCAAAAAATTATTCGGTTCTTGATTTTAGTTAAAAGCAAGATAGACTAAATGAGAGGGTGAGTAATACTTCGGCAAACCGTATGCAATCGAACCCTATAAGCATGAGAACTATAAATATTAAATTTTTTATAGTAATGACGATTGCGTTTTTGCTTAATGCGTGCGCATCTCTCTTGGTCAAGCACGATTATAACTCGTCAGAATCGATAAGAGAAAATCAATACACCCGATATGCTTCTACAAAAGGCGTTGTATTACTTGCAGCTAGTTGGAGTCGAGTGTGGGGATGTGGAGGGTTTGAAAACGCTGAACTGCGAAGTATTGGCTTTGATCGTTTAGTAGAGCCTCAGGGGAAGGACAACCCCCCGGAATTTGTAATTAATGGCACAGCTGATATATCAGGTTTTATCAATTATGCGTTCCTCTTAGACCCGGGCACATATGCAATCAGCCACGTGAATGTGAAAGTTGCCAAATCCATTGTTAATGTGGGTTATTTAAAGGCATCTCGACGTGAATTATTTGATTCTGATGTTCCCAAAGGTGGTACTTTCGAAATTAGACCGGGCGAAGTCGTATACATCGGTCACTTTGGACTTGATTGTGCAAATCAACCGATGCTCTGGCGTTTCTACCTAGAAGATAAGAAGGACTTTGAAGCCTACGTGAGCAGTTACAAAACTCATTACCCATATTTGGCATTAGATGCCGTGCAGTATCGTCTTTTTAAAACCCAAATGTTTGGTACCGACTTTAGCTTGAATTGACCAGCTAAGGATAAGTAGTTAGTGGTCTTTTTGATCATGCGGTTACCACTTGAGGGATTTGCCGATTTCAGAGAGATCATACCCACCGATAGCTTGTAGCTCTTGTCGAAACGGCCGGCTGACCATCGCATCGAACAATCGATCGATCATGGGGTGTGACGCCAGAATATCTTTTCTCAGGATCAGATCGTACTGTTCCTCGCGTAACGGGATAAAGTCGAGCCCGACATATCGGGCCACGGATTCCACGCCGACACCAACATCAGCCACGCCATCGCGAATGAGATGGGCGACCTCCAGATGTGAGGCCGCTTCCTTTTCGTAGCCTTTCACGCATTGACTCAGTACTCCGGATTTCTTGAGAAGCGAGTCGAGCAAGAATCTCGCACCCGATCCGACTTCCCGGTTGACGAGATGGATGCCGCGTTTGGATAAATCCTCCCCACTGCGGATATGCTTGGGATTTCCTCGCCGCAGGAAAAGACCTTGTACCCACGAAGCAAATCGGATACCGAGAAAATCTTTTCCCCGTACATGTTGCTTGAGGTATGGAATATTACTTTCCCCGGTTCGTGAATCCACCAGGTGCACTCCCGCCATATGTACTTCTCCCTGTAAGAGTGCGTTCAGAGCGTGCGTACTACCCATCGTCCAATTGGTGACGCCAGCCAAGGCGTGTTGATGCCGAATATGCTCACCGGCTAAAAACAAAGATGGGTCGCATCCGGCAATCACGATCTGGTGTTGGATTTCTTTCCGGGCATGAAGAAGATTGACCTGAACTGTAGGCGGCTTACGACTATGTTTTTTGTGAAGAGGGCTAGTGACGATTCCATCGGCGGGCATGACGAAATTCAGCAAATCTCCGAGTTGGGATATGGGTCTGGCGATTACGCGATGGCCTACCTGGGAGATTTTGACGCGCAGAGGTTGGTCATGATCGGGAGCTGCTCCCAATAATTCCGCTTCAATGGTTTCATCCATAGGCGAAAGACAAAACAGATCTTCTACTTTGC
The genomic region above belongs to Nitrospirales bacterium and contains:
- the modC gene encoding molybdenum ABC transporter ATP-binding protein, encoding MNTLAAQFDVQYPDFQFVIDVTLPLRGVTVVFGPSGCGKTTFLRCLAGLERSPNGVLRVGRATWQDEAEGVFLPISKRPLGYVFQEPRLFPHLSVRSNLAYGLKRTEKEKQNISFEKIIALLDLQALLDRRPHGLSGGEQQRVAIGRALLTSPELLLMDEPLSSLDVRRKREILPFIHRLDAELHIPIIYVTHSLQEVLQLATTLVMLKDGRVAGIGPLREVFSQLDSRSFLEESHIGAVIDAKVDSHDTEFGLTKLTFGGRHLYVPRQDQPIGQGVRVQILSRDVSIVTSPPAFQSSVLNILEATVLDVGTLDPQHPFVDIKLDIGWPLLATITRKSLTILNLKPGQRVYAQIKAVAFSQDRS
- a CDS encoding helix-turn-helix domain-containing protein gives rise to the protein MTKKRSEQKPSKTKSILPAEEPIRNNVRSMRKAMGMTQAELACKVRLTRQAMYAIESNQYLPSTAISLRLARILECKVEDLFCLSPMDETIEAELLGAAPDHDQPLRVKISQVGHRVIARPISQLGDLLNFVMPADGIVTSPLHKKHSRKPPTVQVNLLHARKEIQHQIVIAGCDPSLFLAGEHIRHQHALAGVTNWTMGSTHALNALLQGEVHMAGVHLVDSRTGESNIPYLKQHVRGKDFLGIRFASWVQGLFLRRGNPKHIRSGEDLSKRGIHLVNREVGSGARFLLDSLLKKSGVLSQCVKGYEKEAASHLEVAHLIRDGVADVGVGVESVARYVGLDFIPLREEQYDLILRKDILASHPMIDRLFDAMVSRPFRQELQAIGGYDLSEIGKSLKW